A stretch of the Rhinoderma darwinii isolate aRhiDar2 chromosome 3, aRhiDar2.hap1, whole genome shotgun sequence genome encodes the following:
- the DEPDC4 gene encoding DEP domain-containing protein 4: protein MAADLTPRFRRIRSMGELRARRRGYTGPFQATHLWNSIIQSLKCQVEVKDRRQHLRTYPNCFAGSDAVDVVLCHLMQNMYLSSYDISRTKGVQLCQALMDHKVFEPVGAKLFKTETELVFEDSNSHFYRFLKTRGAAECSPGEKSFGKEKRRSRTGCVVTICNPSALDPANEKLNQLLHCISEIPNAHLNQDFSKPSCAPSPKDVENVWKQQVMVRLLQLIHIPVLEGILDSPVKADYKKHFPDLIVSNTFLDREILQSLNLPKMDAWLAAAVECLEYFPDEQIVMLSQQLSQTNGNGENLDLYKKMLFEVITKYYSQERDPFLDCRMIKILMGIIELLENRKQSQALEAVQLFLRLLMPQAREEFRRLIIFLVAASENDSYRLQKQFDNKIMVLKIFTKVIVLNPTVSRGQSEQFTLFLLDHSRDLFKTPMELLDLVSTKLRSLQNGGDPDELSGFTFCQRLTVKEYETQRYNYTGKEIQQLITMVDGSFAIPEKKKKKLMKEFQKFHPSTSSN from the exons ATGGCGGCAGATTTGACTCCCAGGTTCCGTAGGATCCGTAGTATGGGAGAACTCAGAGCACGTAGGAGAG GCTACACTGGACCCTTCCAGGCAACACACTTGTGGAacagtattatccagtcactgaaATGTCAAGTAGAAGTAAAGGATAGACGGCAACACTTAAGAACATACCCCAACTGCTTTGCAGGCTCCGATGCCGTGGACGTTGTACTTTGCCATCTTATGCAGAATATGTATTTAAGCAGCTATGATATTTCACGTACTAAAGGAGTGCAGCTGTGCCAAGCCCTCATGGACCACAAAGTCTTTGAACCTGTTGGTGCAAAACTTTTTAAGACTGAAACTGAGCTTGTCTTTGAGGACAGTAATAGTCATTTCTATAGGTTTCTAAAAACCAGAGGTGCTGCTGAATGCTCCCCAGGTGAGAAGAGCTTTGGTAAAGAGAAGAGGCGCTCAAG GACTGGATGTGTTGTAACAATCTGCAATCCATCAGCTCTGGACCCTGCAAATGAGAAGTTAAACCAACTACTTCACTGTATTTCTGAAATTCCCAATGCACATCTAAACCAAGATTTCAGTAAGCCATCTTGCGCCCCTTCTCCTAAAG ATGTTGAAAATGTGTGGAAACAGCAAGTGATGGTTCGGCTTCTTCAGCTAATTCACATTCCTGTCTTGGAAGGCATCTTGGACTCCCCAGTTAAGGCAGATTACAAGAAGCATTTTCCTGATTTGATTGTTTCAAACACATTTCTGGACAGAGAAATTCTACAAAGTCTAAATTTACCCAA GATGGACGCGTGGCTTGCTGCAGCAGTTGAGTGTTTGGAGTATTTTCCTGATGAACAGATTGTGATGCTGAGCCAGCAGTTATCTCAGACTAATGGAAATGGTGAAAATCTGGACTTGTACAAGAAGATGCTATTTGAAGTTATTACTAAATATTACTCCCAGGAAAGGGATCCGTTTTTGGATTGCCGTATGATTAAAATTTTAATGGGAATTATTGAACTTCTGG aaaatagAAAGCAAAGTCAAGCTCTGGAAGCCGTCCAGCTTTTCCTAAGATTGCTAATGCCACAAGCGCGAGAGGAGTTCCGTCGCTTAATAATTTTCCTGGTAGCAGCTTCTGAAAATGATTCCTACCGGCTGCAGAAGCAG tttgaTAACAAAATAATGGTGTTAAAAATATTCACGAAAGTCATTGTTCTCAACCCGACAGTATCAAGAGGACAAAGTGAACAATTTACATTGTTTTTATTGGATCATTCAAGAGACCTCTTCAAA ACACCCATGGAGCTACTTGACCTTGTTAGTACAAAGTTGAGAAGCCTGCAGAATGGAGGAGACCCAGATGAACTTTCAG GCTTTACATTTTGTCAACGTTTAACCGTTAAAGAATATGAAACACAGAGGTATAATTACACAGGAAAGGAAATACAGCAGTTAATAACAATGGTGGATGGGAGTTTTGCCATTCctgagaagaaaaagaagaaattaATGAAAGAATTCCAGAAGTTTCATCCTTCAACCTCCAGCAACTAA